Genomic DNA from Larus michahellis chromosome 3, bLarMic1.1, whole genome shotgun sequence:
taaatacattttgcaCAATTAAACAACCTTATTCATGTTTTTGACAAACTCTGAAAGTTACCTTTCAATAAACAATGAAAGCTTTCTGAATTCTAAAAATTCCATTTAAGCCTTGAGAGAAGTCTCAGATAAACTGTAATTTGATCTAAACTTGCCCAGTCCAAGAGGTTAATAATTTTAAGGGAAACAAAACCTAGCTGCATAGTGCTGACCCCCAGAAGACAGGCTCTGCCATACAGACCTTTTTACATCTTCTGCAGATACTTCCTGGTTTGCCTCATCAAAAGCAATGACTTTTACATAGGTTACATCAGTGgtgcttcttgcttttctttcagcttcattGGAATAAACGTCAACGATGTATACATTCCATGCAAGTTTATCTTCCAGGACCCTGCCATCatattaagaaaacattttaaattaactggGTAATGACAAATTCTTTTACTCTGGAAattaaatgacagaaaagtaGCATTTAATACAACACTTTGCAGAGATTTAGTATTTTAATCTGAGCATGTGAAAATGCAGGATTATTGTCAGCAAGGGAATTGCCCAATATCAATGAGTGATTGAGTAGCGGAGGAGAAAAAATCCAGTCCTTATCTCTAACTGCTAGGTAAAGATAATTTTCCTTAGCAGATGCTATATAACTTTTATATATAGCATGAAAATTCTTAGATAGGTGTTGTTAGCATAACTCAACAATTaatgagagaaaggaagggataACAAACCCTTATACCTAGATTTCATAACCAATACTGCATAGTATATCATATATTTAGTCACGCTTTTCAAAGCTTATTGGCTTTGAAATAGGGCTTATTTCAtgcttaacattatttttttataaatacaggcAGTGATACCTATGGAGTATTACAAACAGTAAATGTGCGGAGGGGGGAAACTCAGTCTCATAATCCTCattgttttctcctcctctttctcagaGAGATTTTCACTCCGGATGGGACCACTGGCCCAGTGAATCCATCATTCTGACGGCAGTCAGTACCAGCTGCtttgaagaaagcagcagagcagatctagagtttccatttaatttttaccAACAGGAAGCTGGTGCTGTAATAGTGGCAACATCACAAACTCATTTTTCCATCCTTCAAAGTGATTTGCCCTCAAAAGCACCAGACTCAATATTTCCAATGTAAAGATATGTTTATGTATAATCAAACAAAAGAACTCGTGTCTTCATTAACGTGCCCAAAAGGCCAAAATATGGTTTTCCTTGTGGCGTAGCCAGCCACACATCGCTGGCTAACCCCCTAGCAGCATAAGGCTGAGACCTCCTtgagcagctctgctgtggtgCTTCAAAGGCGGGGTTTCATTTGTGGAACAGATGGGTTTGGTTTGTGGCTTCTATCTTGTCTTTCTCCACATTGGTATCTTGAAAAACTTTATCCTAGGCtgttaaaaatcacagaaacattgAGGCGGGAAGAGACCTCttgaaatcatctagtccaatcaccTCTGACATTTGTCAGCTCAGGCCAAAGCCTTACCGGGTAAAAACTGGTGGATTCCTGTGAATTCCCTCAAATTATTCTGAAGTACATCAAGTGGCAGGCCTAGCTTTTCATGGGCGCTGGCTGTGCCACCTGCCCTGTAGGCTGTCAGGTCCCTGTCTCAAAGGGACTCTCAGTTTGTCATTAGATATTATATCAGAAGAAGCTTCACAgtttcaaaatacctttttacTTCAGCGATGTTTTTTTCAACAACGTTGATCTTCTGATTAAGTACCGCCACCACCATGTTGTTAGAGGAACTGGAATCAACTGTTACctaataaatcaaaaaaaaaaaaccacacatgtAAGGGTTTTCTAAAGTATTTGTACCTCCCACAttgactttcaaaaaaaaaaaacaaacaccaaacctaAAAACCCCCCCACCTCTCCGATATACAATAATTGTCCTCTAAAAGTCAGTCTTCATGCCAACATATGTCAATTGAAATGATAACCTCATAATTCTGGCCTGAAAGTATGTAGTAAATACCGGTGTATCGGACGGTCTTACTatacagtgttatttttttttttgtcatttcaaaaCCTAGCCCTTCTTGTATACAGAGTTTTAATGTGGAAGCAAATCAGGACTATAAATAACAATCTTCCTTACATTGACTGTTGCCTGGGCTGTGAGTCTTCTTGTGCCTTGGTCTGCAGCTTGGACTTCCAGATAAAATGTTCCAGCCTTTCCTGCTACAGAAACTGTAAAAATCTGCCCCGTGTTTTCATCAATGTCAAATTCATTCATTTGATTATTCACTAAGCTGTACAGCAGAAGTCCGTTGGCTCCTGAATCTGGATCTGTGGCctgggtttaaaaaaaaggcGATTTATGAAACTCAGCTTGTGGGTTTTGGACTGCACGTTGCTCTTCAATCATTAAACTCTGCAGTTTCTATTTCTAAAATGGGTATTCTAGGATTGTGctgtcttatttttctctttgcactAAACTAAAAGCGGGGTACAACCTATCAGAATCAGGCCAAGGGTATAAAAGGGGAAGTACGTTTGCCATAAAGTCTGAAGGATTCTACAGCTGCAAGCATAAAAGGAGCAGGCTAGAATGGAGGGATAACACCGGACTTTGACAAAGATGAGAACTGCTCCATTTTGTAATTCATTTCCCATTTGGGTCTGatagaaaacaaagcagttaatgggagagagagggggggggCAGCCTGTGCAGGACGTAATCCATAACAGCAGCATGAGTCAGACCATCTGGCTCTTCTGACAGACCCACTGGTAGGACAGGTATTGGATCTGTTCCCTAAACACCCCAGCCTTCACCAGCCTCATGTAAAACCTGGGTGATGGGCAGAATCTGAGCAGATTTAACAGCTCCTTTAACCCAGTTCAACCGTGGAAGAAACCAAAATCTTTCAAAGGACTTCTGTCCTCATGAAGAGCACAGAAAGATACTGTACCTGAACTGTAATAACCGGGTACTTGTACGGCACAGAGTTCGGTATCCGAGCAGAGTAGGCGTTACTCAAAAATGCCGGCTCTTCATTTACGTCCTGCACCGAGATTGTCAGCATCATCACATTTTGGGCAAACAGGCCTATTAAACAAACACAAGTGAACTGCAACAACAAACAACGGCAAAGCGCGACTTCAAAGGCCGGGTCAGGCTGTGGCTTTGCAGCAGCGTCTCTGCTGCACGcgaggaagagggagaaggaagggaacgCAGGAGGGATGTGCCCAGAGGAGCTCACTGGCAAAAGCAGACAGTGCTGCTCCTCTGTCAGCCCTCTCTGGCTGGCTGTGCTCTACCAGGCACGAGGGCAGGCAagttcctccagctcctgctgaggaGTCCAGCTATTACATTCTTTTCTGAGACCATGGTAGGGCCCTGTGGGGGTTTGCAGCCTTGGAGGAAGGCCGCTGCGCTTCTCTGCACAACCTTGACCTTCAGCTTTTCATCTTTCACATCAGACTTTGCAGTTAAAGAGAGTCCTGATTCCTATATTGGGTTGCAAATACAGAAGACGTGTTCATTGCCCCTGATTTAAGTTGAAATGTCCTTCAAAGTAAAAGGTTACCTGAATTTTGGACTTCTGCGGCAGGCAAGAGATTTTCATTTGCTTGAATTAAAATCACGTACTGAGAAACTTCCTCATAGTTCAAATTAATTGCAGTTCTCAGCTGACCACTTTTCGTATCCAATCTGAAATGACCTGAAAGGAAAAACATGCACCTTTGCCATTATAACTACCATTTCACTCGTGTTCCTCCTACCTCTTGTGTCTGCGTTGCTCTTAGGATGTTTCCATGGGTCCTCTGCTCTTAGGAATGTGAAATGCAACATTTCCACTGGCTGAGCATCAAAGGCACCAAAGCTGGGGTCCCATCCCAGACCAAACAGGCCTCAAACAGGCCTCAAACACGTAAAGGAGCACCATACTTGGAAAATAAGAATTGCAGCTTCTTGTTGCACAACtccttttttgctgctttccaagttttctctctgtttccaatgatttccttttttttttctgcagcaaagggagtcacagcacagctgcaaaagctGGAGGAGGGCAGATGCCCTGACTTGGTGCAAGTGCAAGGACATGATAGACTAAAAGTGAGCGGCGGGGAGGAAGCTGCTTGCTAACAACTTCTATTTTAGCTCCCTCAGCCTGCAAATTATCCTAATGTAAGACTACAAGAACCCATTTTCTGGCAAGGTACCACCACCTATTTAGCCAGAGGAGATTAACAAAGTCCATGCTGAAGAGCTCTGAAAGAAATTCTTGGTGtactttgattttttaaaaatatgacacaGGTTTTAACCCTTGCTCTCCATCTCCTCATTTACATACAGCTACATCTGCCGCACCAAAGACAGGTTATTCTGTTATCTCGGCTATTTTAATTCATAAGGGAAATAGTACTCACCTCTTTCATTGCCAGATACAACTGTATAATCAATCGGTTTTCCTAAAGTTTCAACCACAGTAAAAGCGTAAATTAAATAATCCACTCCTGTGTTTTCCAAAACGGAAATgctaatatagaaaataaatgataaatcaTGTTAAATTTCCCAGCAGTTCTTGCACTGTCAGGCTTTGAAATTTAACTCTTTAAGAGCGAGTTCTCTGTGGAAaatcctgccccctcccctctaGTTGTTTGCTAGAGCTCCCTGACTTTCAGAGTGCCGTGCAAGCCCTACTTTTCTAGCCAGACATTTGTTTATCCTTGAGTAAAGGCTAAAGAAGAATGTTTAATTAGTGTGTGAGAGGAAAGGGACAAAGAGTCT
This window encodes:
- the LOC141740038 gene encoding uncharacterized protein LOC141740038 gives rise to the protein MAKDKGFPSLNDTAVITLNVSDNRPFVPRFNESKISISVLENTGVDYLIYAFTVVETLGKPIDYTVVSGNERGHFRLDTKSGQLRTAINLNYEEVSQYVILIQANENLLPAAEVQNSGLFAQNVMMLTISVQDVNEEPAFLSNAYSARIPNSVPYKYPVITVQATDPDSGANGLLLYSLVNNQMNEFDIDENTGQIFTVSVAGKAGTFYLEVQAADQGTRRLTAQATVNVTVDSSSSNNMVVAVLNQKINVVEKNIAEVKRVLEDKLAWNVYIVDVYSNEAERKARSTTDVTYVKVIAFDEANQEVSAEDVKRKLREQKSNIEGELEKIFSTSVTAAIAEAPADSASPELIATIVLGVLLACTLVASLAYVLFTIKRKRKHEQEHLVTKQVEIMEGIDNPRATDENGSLKSLEKLKHTNNVKTETLEFINLEDADKDVLQANERYLETLNRNSEWEENAGSEKDAEPRYADVQPIAELKTKQDCFPADTNEGGAPSLTPGPTTDIPEKQIKGVKFSEVAVILDTDSQDDEPDINDDF